The following is a genomic window from Butyricimonas faecihominis.
ATAATTCATTCGTAACTGGCGATAACGTAGATACACCTCCTCGTCTTTTTCAAGAGAAGCCATCGGTCCATTCTCTATTACCGGGTCACTATCCGCCAGTAACTCCTCTGCCTCATCCAAATCCCGCAAAATCTTTTCATGCAGCACGGAATCTGCCGTCATCAACGGTAAAGCAACCACTTTCGACGATTCATTATAAGGAATAGCCTCCGCCTCCGGATGCAATTTATAGACCGGACCAAATAACCGCAACATATCAAAATGCAGGAAAGCACGTACCGCCAACATCTCCCCTTTCAACACCCGATACTCCTGTTCCTGTAACACACCCTCACTCTCGTCAATATTCTCCAACACCACGTTACAATTCAAAATCGTGTTGTAAGCCGTGGTCCATGTACTTTCCAACGTTTTTTTCACGTTCTCGTCCGTGTAAGCAAAGGTACTCAACGCTGTCAAGTACGTGTTCACCGGAAGAGGCTGGTAACGTTTCGAGATCACGTCCACCAGCTCGTAGGAAAGATTCTTCCCGTAAAGAGCCGGGGATGCCATCTTGTTATATATCCCGTTCACCGCGGTATAAAAACCGCCTCTCGTGGCGAATAATTGTTTCTCCGATTGCTTGTCTTTCGGCTGCACGTCCAGAAAACTCGAACACCCTACACCACACACGAGTACAACCCCGATCCAAATGATATTCCATAATTTCATAACCATTCATCTTTAAAAATTAAACGAAAGTCCTGCCTCCATACTCCGGGCAAAAGGATAGGCAATTCCTCGCTCGGACCGGATGGTCGATGCCCGGAACACGTCACGCATGGATGCTTGAATCTTCAAACTACTTAACCCTAATTTTTTGATCCATCCGTCATAGAACTCGTATCCCACGTAGATAGATTCCAAGGTCAACACGTTCTCTTCCTGCACGAAACGGGAAGACATCGGGGTCGTCTCCGCACTGGCAATATCCTTGAAATGCACGATGTCCCCCACTTCCTGCCAACGCTCGTACAACGCCCGCTTGTCCTGATTCTTGTTCAGATCATTTCTCGAAATATTTTCCACCTTGTTATAAAGAACCTCGTTGAACACGTCAGCCCCCATCTGGTAACGGAAATTCAAGCTCACGGAAAATCCCTTCCAATTGAGCGATGAACCAATCACGCCCTCCACGTCCGGGCGGGTATTCCCGCAAATCACCTCGTCATCATACGAGAAATCGTACGTGTAACTCCCGTCCTTGGCATAAAACAACTCCTTCCCGTTCGAGGGATCAATCCCCGCGGACCTTACCGCCCAAATATCATCCGGGTCGGCCCCGTCATAATACCTCACCGTGTTTTCACCCTTTCCACTGGCATTCAGAGAGGAAAGCTTGTTCCCGATCTTGTCAATCCGGGTTTTCTGCGTCCGCACGTTCGCCCGTACCATCCACGAGAAGCGTTTCTCGAAATCTTGGAAAATAAAATAGGACACCGATGCCGTCAACCCTTGTGACACCTGTTCTCCCGCGTTCGTCATGTAAGTGGATGTCCCGGAAGAAAGCGGTGTACTCACCTTGATCAACAACGGGTCGGTCACCTTGTAATAGTAATCTGCCGTCAACGAAAAGCGTTTATTAAACAACGTCACGTCGAGACCGATATTCTTATCCACCGTGATCTGCCATTCCAAATCGGGGTTTCCGATCTGCGACAATTCCGCCCCGATCCCGAAGTAGTTCATGGAACCAAACTGGAACGAGTAAGTCAACAAGGATTGCGCGGAGTCAAAACTCTGGTTCCCCGGATTTCCAATAGAGGCCCGCAGTTTCAATATATTAATCCATGCCACGTGATCCATGATAAACTTCTCCTTGTGCAAGTTCCAGCCCAACCCGACCGACCACGTCGTATTGTATCTCCGGGAAGTACCGAAAACCGATGAACCGCTCGTCCGCAGGCTGAAATCCATCAAGTAACGATCGTCAAAAGAATACCCCGCGTTGAAATAACCGTTCACGGAACGGGAAACCGACTCGTAGTATGCAGGAGTCCCGTATTCCGGGTAGCCGTTCGAAAAAGAGGGGTAAGAAAAATCTCCGTCCGGGAATCCTACCGCAGAATACCCCTGCGTAAGCGATTTATTGCTGGAAATATTTCCCCCGGCAACCAAGTTAATCCTGTGTTTTCCCAGTACTTTCGCGTACGTGACACTTAACTCCGCCTCAACTTGATTTGTTCGGACGTTATTTGAATGAAACTCTCCCTTTTTAGTAGTTTCCACGTTCTCATATCGGGTATCATTCCGGGAATAGAACTTCTCCGTGTCATCATTCCCGTAAGTCAATCCCAACCGGGCACGTACCCGCCATTCCGTCGTGGGGAAATATTCCGCCATGAAATAATTGTTCAACAAGAGATTACTTCCCTTATCCCGACTATTTTGGCTCGCGTTCCACAGCGGGTTCGAAGCTTTGAAGTAATCATTATATTCCAACCATTTATCCACCGTTCCCTCGTCATTATACTTTTTGTAATAAGGATTCGCCGCAGCATACGCGCTGAATGCCACGATCGGGTTCTTGAAATGAGTTGAGGTCAACGAGAATTTGTTAGAGAACTGGAATTTCGACATCCGGTAAATCAAGTCGATATTGCCACTGATCACATCCCGCTCCGACTTTTCCATCACCCCGGAAATCCCGTTGTATCCCGCTCCCAAGCCGAACAGGAAATTCCCCTCGCCTCCCTGCACGTAGAGTGAATGTTTCTGGTTCACTCCTACCCGTAAAGGTTCAGCCAACCAGTACGTGTTTACACCACTCTCGATTTTCTTCAATTTCTCGTTATACAAACGGGTTAATTCCACCTCGTTCGTCGTGGACCAATTCACCGGATCATACCTCCCTGCCAATAATTCAAATTCCAGCTTTTCCCTTGAATTCATCAAGTTATAACTCGACAAATCGGGCATCGAGAGATTCATGTTTCCGGTATAACTTACCTGCAATTTCCCGGCCTCCGGTTTCACCGTTTCCACCACGATCACCCCGTTAGCCGCCTTCGAACCGTAAATGGCCGTCGACGCCGCGTCTTTCAAGATCGTGATCGAGGCCACCCGGTTTATATCCAAATCATTAATCGCTGCCAACGTTGACTCAAACCCATCAAGGATAAACAACGGCTGGTTCGGGTCGGCATCTAGCTCGTCCCGTAAACCTAACATACTCGACTTTCCCCGGATTTCCATGTTCGGCAAACGGTTCGGGTCCGACCCGAACTGGTTATCCTCGATAATGGCGAAAGCCGGGTCCAGCGTCTTCAAACTTTGCAGCACGTTCTGCGTACCCATCGTTTTCAACTCGGCAGCCGAGTAAGTGGATGCCGATCCCGTGAAACTTTCCTTCTTACGCGTGAAGATACCCGTCACCACCACGTCTTCCAGTTTCACGTCCTCTTCCCGCAACACGATCGTCAACTCCTTCTGTTCCACGCCCGCTTTCAACCGGGGAATCCTCACGTCCTCCGTCTTCATCCCGATAAAGGAAACGACTAGCGTGGCCGTGTCAGCCGGGATCAATAACTTGAACTTCCCATCTACATCAGTGGCTGTTCCCATTGATGTTCCTCCCAGACGTACCGAAACTCCCGGAATGGGCTGCTTTTTCTCGTCTATCACCTTTCCCCTCACTTCCCGGTTTGCCACACGAGTGGAATCCACCGTCCCGGCCCTCGTCAATAGCGGAAAGCCCAACAATAAAATCATAAATAACCGGATTGTCACGGTTACCGTACTTCGATCCGACAGTAACTTTCGCTTAAAAACTTTCCTGTCATAAGTTTTTTTCATAACTTTGATTGTTAATTAATTGATAAAATTGATTTACACAAGGGGGTGATATTCAACGTTTCTCAGGCATAGAATACACCCCTCTTTTATTTTTCAGTTGCTTTGCGCACCGTGTTTCATGTTCATTATTCCATTTTATTCTTTTCTTTTAACCAAAACTACAACCACTCCACTCTATTGTGTCATGCCAATTATGGCATAACAAACTACCTCCTTGTCATTCAAAACAAAGATTCTATAAAAACTGATGAAGAAATACAAAGATCTGAACATTCCCGGCTCACAACACGAATGTTCGTCACGCCGATCTCGTTACAAGCACATGATGATACCTTTATACCATCCCTTTAAGACTAAAAATCAAAAGAATTATCGAAGCCGAACTTCTCCCTTTACACGCAAAGATACAATTACGATTCCCTCCCATAAGCCTTTTTGTTTAAAGATTAGGACGAAAAAAAACGGTTCCGTCTGTCCCGTTGCATAACACCACTCAACGGCTGTGGGTGCATTAACACTCCACACGGGGGTACGGAACCGCCGTATGGAGTTAACAGGCAAAAAAAATGCCTGCTACACTGTGGCAGGATTCCCCGCCGTTGAGTATGTTATGCATTGCAAATATATAAACATTTTTACAGAAAGCAAATATTTCTTTATTATTTTATAGTTGTAAATATTGCTGGATAGCAGATTTATCACTTGGATTCAGCCTATTCCATGCTCCATTATTTCTTTCACCCTTTCAAGCCTATCACCAAGCAATAAAATAACCACCACTCTATTTGCTTCTTCTTTATCTTTTCTCTAATTTTACAACAAATATACTAGAACGAAATGGAAGCAAGGAAGATTAAGCAGATCGAGATTACTAAATTATTTGGTTACAAAGATATAAAATGGACCTTAAATGATGATATTTAGGTTATTAGAAAACTTAATCCAAATGTTCAATTAATCATTGCTACCCATTCTCCATTTATCGCAATGAATGGCTGGCTAGATAAAATCACAAATATTTCTGACATAACTAATAACCAATGATCGAAAGTATTCATAGTAGGTTTGACAATAACAATAATACAATCTTCTCCCTTACTTAGAAAGTTTTCTCAAGATAAGTTCTGGAAGTATAATCTTGATTTCTTTATTCTCATCACATCTCCAATACACGATAAAATTGACCTTGATCGTTTTAAACATATACCCTTTTTGTTGTAAAATTTTCAATTTTTTCCAAAAGTCTTTCGAGAATTTCAATACAGGTTGTTTCTGTCGAGTAAAACAAGTATCTCCCTCAAATACTAACTCATCGCCACTCGTTAAACCATCAATATATTGTTGTTTGTAAATAAAATACCCCAGCCAGACATCCGTATGCCCCAAATGTAAACATAACTCATCAGGTTCTCCATAATCATTACTATTCACAATTTTCTCAGCAATTTCCATATTTACATGATTCCAATACGACCAGTTCGAATGAATGTATAAATTTTGTTTTGCCCTAGTCATTGCCACGTAAAGCAATCTTTTTTCTTCATCAGAAGAAAAGGGGAACCCCTCCAAATGTAAAAAAACATTATCAAATTCCCGTCCTTTCGCTTTATGCATCGTTGACACAAAAATAGTTTCCCCATCTTGTTCCAAAAAATCTTCAAGTTTGGATTCTCTTATAAACAATTCTAAATCCGATTTATATCTACCGGATTTATTTGTTTCTTCAAAATCTTTAAGAAGTCGATTAACGATTTCAATCTTAGAACTCTTCCCATACATTTTTTGCAATTCCAACTTGGCATACTTCCACTTCTCATCACTTATTTTAGGTGCATAAAATTCAGAATGAAATTGTCCCACAAAATACCTTATCTCTTGTAAATCGTACAAATTAAATTGATCATTAGACTGTATAAGTTTTGCACGCAAGCCTTTTCTCAACAACAATCCGGCAATCTGTGCCGCATCCTCATTCTTCTTCGTAAGCACGCAAGTTGTACCCATAAGTCCCGTACCATACACCTCTTCAACCAAGGGAACAATAAGATTATTGGTATTATTATAGTAGGTGATTTTTATTTTTCCGTTATCTCGTTGAACGGCAACAATGGGTTCTTTCTTCAATCGACCTTGAATACATCTGACAAATTCATTCGAAAACAGTACCAAATTATTTTTACTCCGATAATTCTCTATCAATTCATATTTAATGGCATCATTCTCCGTGATCAATTTTTCCAAATATTTAGAATCAGCATCCCTATCCCTGAATTCATAAATATTTTGATCATCATCGCCAACCGCAATAACACGCATCTCTTCATTAAAACCCATCAATGCTTTCACCAAGGCAAATTCATCCTTGTCCATATCTTGGGCCTCATCAATCACCAAGACGGTCTTGGTGATCTTGCACAACTCGACCTCCCGACTACTGATTTTTTCGATTGCAACACGAATTATATTCTTGGATTTCTCCAAATCACCGACAAATCCCAATAAATCAAAGCAAAAAGAATGAAATGTCTTTATCTCTACAAAACTTGCAGCATTACCGATCAGTTTAATTAATCGTTTCTTAAACTCGGTTGCGGCAGCTCGAGAGAATGTAAGCATTAATAATTGTTCGTGCTTTACATCCTCCATAAGGAGCAATGACGCTAATTTATGAACCAACACCCTCGTTTTTCCGCTCCCCGGACCAGCCGCAACAACAATATATTTAGATTTATTGTCCCTGATAATTTTTAATTGTTCAATGGATAGTTCTCCAAAAAGCTGCTGAAATTTAGACGGTGTAATATTCCTTGCCAACTCTTTCTGCCTGCTACTGCTAAAATATTTGTTTAAAAAAGAAGTATGATTTAAACGGAAATAATCATCCACGAATTGTAAAGCTTCCTTGTAACCACTAATCATCTTTTTCGCATACTCTCCGACAATATGGATCTGTTCTGTCTTATTTTTATAGAATTGATCGAGTTTCCCGTAATCATTACTCGTGTACTGTTTATAATTATTCTTTTCTAATCTCTCAATAGTTAGCTTGTTATAAACGACCAAAAATCCACCTTCAATTTTAATTGCCTCTATACGAGAAAGATAAAACAAAGCATTTTCCACGTCAGCAAGTCCCACGTTCACCTTAAAAAGAGCTTGCTGTTTCTCGTACGCATTTTTCAGTTCAAGAACAGAGAACTCTATCAAGACCTCATCATTCGAGGATTCTAATATGATTTTTTTATTCTTCTCGTAAATATACTCCAAAATGAATTTTGCCAACTGTTGCCGCTTTTCCAACCACTCCTCGATCTTCTCTTTAGGCTGTTTAAGCGCCAAAACAACATGATTTTTAGAATAATTACTACTATCATATCGTTTTCGATTCAGCCACTTCTGTATATCCCAAAAATTAATAATCGTTTTTATTTTATCAAGAGTAACATTTTTATCCTGCCCCCCTGATATTCCTTCATTAAGTTCTTTTAAATTATACGTGTTTCCCTCTTCATTTAAAACCGATTGCAAGTAATTTTCTACTTTACAATATGTTTCAAGGATGGAAAGCGAGCGATTACATTTTTCTCCCTTTTTTATAAAAGCGGTAAGATCCTTTGCATCTGACAGTATTTGCTCTTCACGCATCAAGTTTATAATGTGAATCACGTCTTCCCGTGCAATGCCTAAATGATCGGAAATATAATCAACCCGGGATTCCGCAATTTCATCGTTAGTATGCCTGCGACTTCTCGTCGAAAACAGTTTCTTTATGATCCGAGTTGCATATTCTTTTTGTTTATCATCGAAACGGAACGACTTTCTAATTTTCGTGATTGCCTCTTCCGCATTTCTCGTTAGAATACTATTTGCAAAAACCCGAGGCGTATTCTGACCTCGTTTCAAGTACCCTGCTTCCTCAAGTGCCGCAATGGCAGATTTCACTCGCGTTTCTATTTCATTCAGATTATCATCCCAACCCGCTTTTCGGGCAATTTCTATTGCCGAATTAGATATTTTTGACCTGAACCCAGTAAGATTTTTAATAGCCTTCCAGATTTGTTGAATCTCTTTCTGGTTCAATCGAGTCTGGTTAAGTAACGTGAAATGCTTGTCCAAATCCTGTTCATTAAACAAGACATAACAATCAGCCGTTATGTTTTCATCCCTCCCTGCCCTTCCCGCTTCCTGTACGTAATTTTCAAGAGAGTCGGAAATCTCATAATGAATAACCATCCCCACATCCTTTTTGTCAACCCCCATTCCAAAGGCAGATGTAGCCACGATAATTCGAACTTCCCCTGCCATAAAAGCATCTTGATTTTCTTTTTTCTGCTTCACATCCATTTTCCCGTGGTACGCACGCGCATCAAATCCATCTTCTCGAAGTTGTTCCGCAAGCATTGCTGCCCTATGTGTTCTGGACGTGTACACGATGACCGGACAATCCTTAGATTCTAGCAGATTACGCAACACATTGTACTTTTCTTCGTCACTTCCATTATTATAAACTTCATAATGAAGGTTCGTCCTAGAGGTATTGGCAGCAAAAAGTTCAAGTTCCACCGAAAGCCTATCTTTGAAATACGCCTTTATATCTCCTATTACTTTTTGCTTTGCCGTGGCTGTAAAACACGAGATCGGTATGGGTTCATTAAGCTGTTTTTCCTCCTGTATCAATTTTATAAAGTCCGCGATATACATATAATCCGGTCTAAAATCCTGTCCCCATACCGAAAAACAATGTGCTTCGTCAATCACAAACCGGGCGATTTTACGTCCAAGTAATAAACGTTCAATGGTTTTAGAACGTAACGATTCCGGGGCAATGTATAATACACAAGCCGAACCATTTTCGACTCTTTCGATAGATTTAGCTCTTTCAATCGGATCTAATAAACCGTTAATTGTCACAGCGTCAGTAATACCACTTTTTTCAAGATTATCCACCTGGTCTTTCATCAACGACTGCAAGGGCGAAATCACAATCGTAAGCGCCTTCATATTCTCTCCAGCCATGAGTGCCGGCACTTGAAACGTCAGAGACTTTCCTCCACCAGTTGGAAATATTGCCAATATTGATTTATTGGTAACGGCAGCTTTCACGGCATTTTCCTGCAAAGCCTCTTCCGCATATTTCCTATACGAGTCAAAATTAAAATAACGCTTTAATGCCACATGGATGTCCAGTGAACGCCTGCAATAAGAACAGCCCGTTAAACAAGGATTACCTCGTAACAAATGCATGACGTTCTCCACCCCTGGATAGTTTTTAAGCACCCAACGTGGTGTTATTGAATAACGGTTTCGAGCGTGTATCAAAGCAAGACAATAAGCAAGTTCTACCGGATACTGATGTACAAAACACTCAAAATCAGCCTTATCACAAACTTCTCCATTGAATTTTTGCCTAATTAAAGTTTCTACCTTCAAAGAGCTTGCAGAATAATCCATGTACCGAAAGAAAGCGGAAAATTCTTCTATATCACTTAAAAGCAGATAATAAATTTGTTTCAATTCTTCATCCAGTTGCCTAAATGCATTTTCCTCATCATGAAACAATCGCTTTGCTTTTTGAGAATCATTAAGAGGGTTGTTATAATTTTCCGGATCAAGTTTATCATCTTTAACAAGATTGTGGTATGGTTGAGCAGGAAATAATAAAGGTGAAAAATAAAGTGTATCCACTCTATTGAAACTGTTTATTTCCGGCATCACTTTTTCCATATATTTCAAATCATGCTTGAATATATTATGCCCACATACATATCCCGTTCCATCTAAGAAATCCAAAAAATCTCTGATAGAAGTAGAATGAAATGTCTCTCCATTGCTTTTTATACCCCCTATATCAGCAATACCGTGACTATTAGCATCTATCTCAAGATCAAAAAAAGTGATGGATTTCATAAGTTACATTTACCTACATTTCTATTCAAAAAATATCTCTATCAATCCACAATGATCATTTACAAATATATTAAAATATATCACATTATTTTCCATAAAACAAAGCATCGAGATTACTTATAAAGTGCTAAACGCATCTTTCACCGTTTGAGCCATTAAACTCCTACGCTGTCTCAAAAACTCGAAGTAATTCATACGCTCCCAACCATCGGGTAAAGCATGCCAATAATACTGTTGCTTTTGTTGTTCCGGGGTTAATCGACTTAAATATTTAGGCAGATACTCGGCCGGGGCTGTATCTGCTATTTTTATATTATCGCTCCATTCAACTAACGCATAATTCGCTATCTGATTGGTTTGCTGTTGCTCGGTAATGCCAATACTTATCAAATATGCTTTCGGAAATAAATGATGTATTTCAAGAGGTGACTTTTTAAATCTTAAACCTTCCTGCAACAAATCATGAACTTTCATTTTTGAAAACAACCCATCCGCATTCAATATATTTAAAGAAGCATAGTAGGCATACATAGAAGGACTTATCGCAGATGAAGTAGCTAAATTGTTCGGCAAAGTAATATTCCAAAAATCATCTGTAAACTTCGTGTTTATAATATTTAAAAGAATATTTTTAAATTGTTCTGCAGAATAAACACCTCGCAATTGAGACAAGTCAAACTCCATCTGGGATTCAGGAGATCCGGTATATCGTCCAGTTATGATACACATAAAAAACCATTGAGAAATGAGTTTCCGCAATTCAAACATATCCATCTTATACTCTTCCCGACCAATTAGGAACATCGTATAAACATAGATAATCGTCGTTTTCGAACTTATAATATCACCTTTTATGTATCCAGCTTGTTTGATACATTTCAAATATTCATGCCAATTGGTAACATCAAGAACCTTTTTATTAGCTTCTTTCAGTAATTCAAATTGTTTCTCCCTTCGTTCCTCACTAAAAGTACCTGTTTCTAAATCTTTTCCCCGAAGAATACTATATACATATTTCAATACAGCCCTCTTAAAGCATAATCCAACTGACACTCGCAACATTTGATCCGGACTAGGAGTTATGATATAATTAAACGCAGAAGCCGCCTGCAGGTTGGGAGTACGAGTTTCATGACAGAATCGTTCTAAATCGGTTCTTCCTTCATCCCAAAAAACAGACATCAGTGTCAATATAAAATCAGCTTGATTCAAAGTTTTACCCTGGCTATTGATCCGCACGAAAATATCAGAAACTTCTTCTTCCGAAATATTCGCAGACAATTCCAAAGCCGAGAAAGAATAATGTTCTAAATTTTTTACATTTTGAATCGTTTCCCATATTTTAGCTTTTTCATCTTCTGTTAAAGCACGAGAAGCCTCTAAATTTTTTATAAAATCCCCGATAAAAATATGCGCTTTAAAATCCGGTTGCCATAATTTTGAAATATCTTGCACATACTCGGGACTTCGTCGTGAAGCTGCATCAGGAATCTCAAATTTTTCTTCTAAAGGTTTAAATGAAATTATAATATGTTCTTTATTAAAATTTTCTCGAATCACCTCTTTTCCTTTCATCACAGCAAAAATTGATGTCAATCGCTGCTGCCCATCCACTATTAATAAATTTGGAATTTTCTGTTTCCCTCCCACACCTATATATTTACTATTATCAACATTTGCATTTGCCCATAACAATAAATAACCGACAGGATACCCTTTATACATCGAATCAAAAAGATCTCTCACTTTAATATCTTTCCATACAAAAGGACGTTGTATGTCAGGAAGTCCAATAATTCCCATATCTATATCGTTCACAAGAGCTTGTAACTTATAGTTTACTTCACGAAAAAGAGTTGCCATACCTTCGAATATTACAATTTACCAATCCTCATTTTTTACACACACAACAAATATCCCCTCTACAAATACGAAACGC
Proteins encoded in this region:
- a CDS encoding RecQ family ATP-dependent DNA helicase codes for the protein MKSITFFDLEIDANSHGIADIGGIKSNGETFHSTSIRDFLDFLDGTGYVCGHNIFKHDLKYMEKVMPEINSFNRVDTLYFSPLLFPAQPYHNLVKDDKLDPENYNNPLNDSQKAKRLFHDEENAFRQLDEELKQIYYLLLSDIEEFSAFFRYMDYSASSLKVETLIRQKFNGEVCDKADFECFVHQYPVELAYCLALIHARNRYSITPRWVLKNYPGVENVMHLLRGNPCLTGCSYCRRSLDIHVALKRYFNFDSYRKYAEEALQENAVKAAVTNKSILAIFPTGGGKSLTFQVPALMAGENMKALTIVISPLQSLMKDQVDNLEKSGITDAVTINGLLDPIERAKSIERVENGSACVLYIAPESLRSKTIERLLLGRKIARFVIDEAHCFSVWGQDFRPDYMYIADFIKLIQEEKQLNEPIPISCFTATAKQKVIGDIKAYFKDRLSVELELFAANTSRTNLHYEVYNNGSDEEKYNVLRNLLESKDCPVIVYTSRTHRAAMLAEQLREDGFDARAYHGKMDVKQKKENQDAFMAGEVRIIVATSAFGMGVDKKDVGMVIHYEISDSLENYVQEAGRAGRDENITADCYVLFNEQDLDKHFTLLNQTRLNQKEIQQIWKAIKNLTGFRSKISNSAIEIARKAGWDDNLNEIETRVKSAIAALEEAGYLKRGQNTPRVFANSILTRNAEEAITKIRKSFRFDDKQKEYATRIIKKLFSTRSRRHTNDEIAESRVDYISDHLGIAREDVIHIINLMREEQILSDAKDLTAFIKKGEKCNRSLSILETYCKVENYLQSVLNEEGNTYNLKELNEGISGGQDKNVTLDKIKTIINFWDIQKWLNRKRYDSSNYSKNHVVLALKQPKEKIEEWLEKRQQLAKFILEYIYEKNKKIILESSNDEVLIEFSVLELKNAYEKQQALFKVNVGLADVENALFYLSRIEAIKIEGGFLVVYNKLTIERLEKNNYKQYTSNDYGKLDQFYKNKTEQIHIVGEYAKKMISGYKEALQFVDDYFRLNHTSFLNKYFSSSRQKELARNITPSKFQQLFGELSIEQLKIIRDNKSKYIVVAAGPGSGKTRVLVHKLASLLLMEDVKHEQLLMLTFSRAAATEFKKRLIKLIGNAASFVEIKTFHSFCFDLLGFVGDLEKSKNIIRVAIEKISSREVELCKITKTVLVIDEAQDMDKDEFALVKALMGFNEEMRVIAVGDDDQNIYEFRDRDADSKYLEKLITENDAIKYELIENYRSKNNLVLFSNEFVRCIQGRLKKEPIVAVQRDNGKIKITYYNNTNNLIVPLVEEVYGTGLMGTTCVLTKKNEDAAQIAGLLLRKGLRAKLIQSNDQFNLYDLQEIRYFVGQFHSEFYAPKISDEKWKYAKLELQKMYGKSSKIEIVNRLLKDFEETNKSGRYKSDLELFIRESKLEDFLEQDGETIFVSTMHKAKGREFDNVFLHLEGFPFSSDEEKRLLYVAMTRAKQNLYIHSNWSYWNHVNMEIAEKIVNSNDYGEPDELCLHLGHTDVWLGYFIYKQQYIDGLTSGDELVFEGDTCFTRQKQPVLKFSKDFWKKLKILQQKGYMFKTIKVNFIVYWRCDENKEIKIILPELILRKLSK
- a CDS encoding DUF262 domain-containing protein; this translates as MATLFREVNYKLQALVNDIDMGIIGLPDIQRPFVWKDIKVRDLFDSMYKGYPVGYLLLWANANVDNSKYIGVGGKQKIPNLLIVDGQQRLTSIFAVMKGKEVIRENFNKEHIIISFKPLEEKFEIPDAASRRSPEYVQDISKLWQPDFKAHIFIGDFIKNLEASRALTEDEKAKIWETIQNVKNLEHYSFSALELSANISEEEVSDIFVRINSQGKTLNQADFILTLMSVFWDEGRTDLERFCHETRTPNLQAASAFNYIITPSPDQMLRVSVGLCFKRAVLKYVYSILRGKDLETGTFSEERREKQFELLKEANKKVLDVTNWHEYLKCIKQAGYIKGDIISSKTTIIYVYTMFLIGREEYKMDMFELRKLISQWFFMCIITGRYTGSPESQMEFDLSQLRGVYSAEQFKNILLNIINTKFTDDFWNITLPNNLATSSAISPSMYAYYASLNILNADGLFSKMKVHDLLQEGLRFKKSPLEIHHLFPKAYLISIGITEQQQTNQIANYALVEWSDNIKIADTAPAEYLPKYLSRLTPEQQKQQYYWHALPDGWERMNYFEFLRQRRSLMAQTVKDAFSTL
- a CDS encoding SusC/RagA family TonB-linked outer membrane protein encodes the protein MKKTYDRKVFKRKLLSDRSTVTVTIRLFMILLLGFPLLTRAGTVDSTRVANREVRGKVIDEKKQPIPGVSVRLGGTSMGTATDVDGKFKLLIPADTATLVVSFIGMKTEDVRIPRLKAGVEQKELTIVLREEDVKLEDVVVTGIFTRKKESFTGSASTYSAAELKTMGTQNVLQSLKTLDPAFAIIEDNQFGSDPNRLPNMEIRGKSSMLGLRDELDADPNQPLFILDGFESTLAAINDLDINRVASITILKDAASTAIYGSKAANGVIVVETVKPEAGKLQVSYTGNMNLSMPDLSSYNLMNSREKLEFELLAGRYDPVNWSTTNEVELTRLYNEKLKKIESGVNTYWLAEPLRVGVNQKHSLYVQGGEGNFLFGLGAGYNGISGVMEKSERDVISGNIDLIYRMSKFQFSNKFSLTSTHFKNPIVAFSAYAAANPYYKKYNDEGTVDKWLEYNDYFKASNPLWNASQNSRDKGSNLLLNNYFMAEYFPTTEWRVRARLGLTYGNDDTEKFYSRNDTRYENVETTKKGEFHSNNVRTNQVEAELSVTYAKVLGKHRINLVAGGNISSNKSLTQGYSAVGFPDGDFSYPSFSNGYPEYGTPAYYESVSRSVNGYFNAGYSFDDRYLMDFSLRTSGSSVFGTSRRYNTTWSVGLGWNLHKEKFIMDHVAWINILKLRASIGNPGNQSFDSAQSLLTYSFQFGSMNYFGIGAELSQIGNPDLEWQITVDKNIGLDVTLFNKRFSLTADYYYKVTDPLLIKVSTPLSSGTSTYMTNAGEQVSQGLTASVSYFIFQDFEKRFSWMVRANVRTQKTRIDKIGNKLSSLNASGKGENTVRYYDGADPDDIWAVRSAGIDPSNGKELFYAKDGSYTYDFSYDDEVICGNTRPDVEGVIGSSLNWKGFSVSLNFRYQMGADVFNEVLYNKVENISRNDLNKNQDKRALYERWQEVGDIVHFKDIASAETTPMSSRFVQEENVLTLESIYVGYEFYDGWIKKLGLSSLKIQASMRDVFRASTIRSERGIAYPFARSMEAGLSFNF